In a genomic window of Acidobacteriota bacterium:
- a CDS encoding aldehyde dehydrogenase family protein produces the protein MLHLPLLRHGRPYRSLDLAMAPHFRTQEPFVALSQANTGLIRRDLLRQADARDALARLPVADLLDLSRRAARAFLEATLPLDPEAGSVQSPGDYVAQLSATTGLPHVLVRRNMAKIAGVLERIDEVLAGLTRGLDLGVLDRGLSCGGATPLSFFPRAQALGVVLPSNSPGVHSLWVPAIALKMPLVLRPGSAEPWTPYRVAQAFVHAGCPPEAFSFYPSDHAGGAEILRACGRGMVFGDHASTRKWAGDPRVEVHGPGYSKIVIGDDAVDRWEDFVDVIATSIADNGGRSCVNASGVWVTRHGDAIAEALADRLARIVPRRDDDPEALIAPFADPKVAERLSTIVDGGLAEPGATDVSQARRGRERLVRWEGATYLLPTIIRCGPDHTLANREFLFPFASVVEVPEAHLPEACGPSLVVTAITSNERLIDRLLASPLVDRLNLGVIPTNQIVWNQPHEGNLFEHLYARRSIQIPA, from the coding sequence ATGCTGCACCTGCCGCTGCTGCGGCACGGACGGCCATATCGCAGCCTCGACCTGGCCATGGCCCCGCATTTCCGCACACAGGAGCCGTTTGTCGCGCTCAGTCAGGCGAACACGGGGCTGATCCGGCGCGACCTGCTGCGGCAGGCGGACGCGCGCGACGCGCTCGCGCGGCTGCCCGTCGCCGACCTGCTCGACCTCTCGCGCCGGGCCGCGCGCGCGTTTCTCGAGGCGACGCTCCCACTCGACCCCGAGGCGGGCAGCGTGCAGTCTCCAGGCGACTACGTCGCGCAGCTCTCGGCGACGACCGGCCTGCCTCACGTGCTGGTCCGGCGCAACATGGCGAAGATCGCCGGCGTGCTCGAGCGCATCGACGAGGTCCTCGCCGGCCTCACCCGAGGCCTCGACCTCGGCGTGCTCGACCGGGGCCTCAGCTGCGGCGGCGCGACCCCCCTCTCGTTCTTCCCGCGCGCGCAGGCCCTCGGGGTCGTGCTGCCGAGCAACTCGCCCGGCGTCCACTCGCTCTGGGTTCCCGCGATCGCGCTGAAGATGCCGCTCGTGCTCAGGCCGGGCAGCGCCGAGCCGTGGACGCCGTATCGCGTCGCGCAGGCCTTCGTGCACGCCGGCTGCCCGCCGGAGGCGTTCAGCTTCTACCCCTCCGACCATGCCGGGGGGGCCGAGATCCTGCGCGCGTGCGGGCGCGGCATGGTCTTTGGCGACCACGCGTCCACGAGGAAATGGGCCGGCGACCCGCGCGTCGAGGTCCACGGCCCCGGCTACTCGAAGATCGTCATCGGCGACGATGCAGTCGACCGCTGGGAGGACTTCGTCGACGTCATCGCCACGTCGATTGCCGACAACGGGGGCCGGTCGTGCGTCAACGCCTCGGGCGTGTGGGTCACGCGCCACGGGGACGCCATCGCCGAAGCGCTCGCCGACCGCCTCGCACGCATCGTCCCGCGCCGCGACGACGATCCCGAGGCGCTCATCGCGCCGTTCGCCGACCCGAAGGTGGCCGAACGTCTTTCGACGATCGTCGACGGCGGTCTGGCGGAGCCCGGGGCCACCGATGTCAGCCAGGCCAGGCGTGGCCGCGAGCGCCTGGTGCGTTGGGAGGGCGCGACGTACCTGCTGCCGACCATCATCCGCTGCGGCCCCGACCACACGCTCGCCAACCGCGAGTTCCTCTTTCCCTTCGCGAGTGTCGTGGAGGTGCCCGAGGCCCACCTGCCCGAGGCGTGCGGCCCCTCGCTCGTCGTGACGGCCATCACGTCGAACGAGCGCCTGATCGACCGGCTGCTGGCCTCGCCGCTCGTCGACCGCCTGAACCTCGGCGTCATCCCAACCAACCAGATCGTGTGGAATCAGCCGCACGAGGGGAACCTGTTCGAGCACCTGTACGCGAGACGATCGATCCAGATCCCGGCCTGA